The Anaeromyxobacter sp. genome includes a window with the following:
- a CDS encoding MBOAT family protein has translation MALLLVGALGSRSRLAVLLSASVAAYLWLAPARAIVAVAVMVLVTHVAGMGLEANRGETQRRAALWVGIALNLLALLGARFWDGLQGLLAGSGGAGGAAAGAAVGALGASYVVLQAIAYLVDCYIGAAEPGRSPGSLGLYLLFFPKVVQGPIERWGPLLSQLEGGRPPAASDVSAGLVRMAWGLFKKLVVADRLGGYVEAVYGNVGAFGGLAHAAATYLFAFQLYADFSGYTDLALGGSRVLGLRLAENFDRPFQATSVAEFWRRWHISLSRWLQDYVFTPLQLAWRGWPRLGTPSALLATFLVSGAWHGMTWNFLVWGLLHGTFVATGLLLGPAAARVRRRLGLSGSRTLRAWDILVTFHLVTFTWIFFRARSLDDALQVVRSLGTDSRGLAGLALAQGQREALITACLLLAVGVGAAIRWSRGDGGAPRAWEGFARAEGAAARWAQYYALLLATLVLGRFGSSAFIYAGF, from the coding sequence GTGGCGCTGCTGCTGGTGGGCGCGCTCGGCTCCAGGTCACGGCTCGCCGTCCTGCTGTCGGCCAGCGTGGCGGCCTACCTGTGGCTGGCTCCCGCCCGGGCCATCGTGGCGGTGGCGGTCATGGTGCTCGTCACCCACGTGGCTGGGATGGGCCTCGAGGCCAACCGCGGCGAGACCCAGCGGCGGGCGGCCCTGTGGGTGGGCATCGCCCTGAACCTGCTGGCGCTCCTCGGCGCGCGGTTCTGGGACGGCCTCCAGGGGTTGCTGGCCGGTTCGGGAGGTGCCGGGGGGGCAGCAGCGGGCGCCGCCGTGGGGGCGCTCGGCGCCTCCTACGTGGTGCTCCAGGCAATCGCTTACCTCGTCGATTGCTACATCGGCGCCGCCGAGCCGGGGCGCAGCCCCGGCTCGCTGGGGCTCTACCTGCTCTTCTTCCCGAAGGTGGTGCAGGGGCCCATCGAGCGCTGGGGGCCGCTTCTGAGCCAGCTTGAGGGCGGCCGCCCGCCGGCCGCCAGCGACGTCAGCGCCGGGCTGGTGCGCATGGCCTGGGGGCTCTTCAAGAAGCTGGTGGTGGCGGATCGGCTAGGCGGCTACGTGGAGGCGGTCTACGGGAACGTCGGCGCCTTTGGGGGCCTGGCGCACGCAGCGGCCACCTACCTCTTCGCCTTCCAGCTCTACGCCGACTTCTCCGGCTACACCGACCTGGCGCTGGGCGGGTCCAGGGTGCTCGGCCTCCGCCTCGCCGAGAACTTCGACCGGCCATTCCAGGCCACCTCGGTGGCGGAATTCTGGCGACGCTGGCACATCTCGCTGTCTCGCTGGCTTCAGGACTACGTCTTCACGCCGCTCCAGCTGGCGTGGCGTGGCTGGCCACGGCTCGGCACCCCGAGCGCGCTCCTGGCCACCTTCCTGGTGTCCGGAGCGTGGCACGGCATGACGTGGAACTTCCTGGTGTGGGGTCTGCTGCACGGGACCTTCGTCGCCACCGGGCTGCTCCTCGGGCCCGCGGCAGCCAGGGTGAGGCGCCGGCTTGGGCTCTCGGGCTCCAGAACCCTGCGCGCATGGGACATCCTGGTGACCTTCCACCTGGTGACCTTCACCTGGATCTTCTTCCGTGCCCGCTCGCTCGACGATGCGCTCCAGGTGGTGAGGAGTCTGGGTACCGACTCGCGGGGCCTGGCTGGCCTGGCCCTGGCGCAGGGGCAGCGCGAGGCGCTGATCACGGCCTGCCTCCTCCTTGCCGTCGGGGTTGGCGCGGCGATCCGGTGGAGCCGTGGGGATGGCGGGGCGCCTCGCGCGTGGGAGGGGTTCGCGCGCGCCGAAGGCGCGGCAGCCCGGTGGGCACAGTACTATGCGCTTCTGCTGGCCACCCTGGTGCTGGGCCGCTTCGGCAGCAGTGCCTTCATCTACGCCGGCTTCTGA
- a CDS encoding acyl carrier protein, translating to MISEPLKQVILQELELDAFEITAETVASQVPGWDSLSHVRVISAVESRFEVRFRGLEIMRLKNLGELQALLDRKLAEKAAKR from the coding sequence GTGATCTCGGAGCCCCTGAAGCAAGTGATCCTGCAGGAACTGGAGCTCGACGCCTTCGAGATCACGGCGGAGACCGTCGCGTCTCAGGTGCCCGGCTGGGACTCGCTCAGCCACGTTCGCGTCATCTCAGCGGTCGAGAGCCGCTTCGAGGTGCGCTTCCGCGGGCTCGAGATCATGCGCCTCAAGAACCTGGGAGAGCTGCAGGCGCTGCTGGACAGGAAGCTCGCCGAGAAGGCGGCCAAGCGGTGA
- a CDS encoding AMP-binding protein, which yields MTTGNASCLWDQWLQWADLRGDREAVVHWSADAAPVRWTWQALVREAEALAQVLSGAGVARGDVCALIVRHHPRFHALYMAVSALGAVPAVLAYPNARLHPEKFLHGLRGMARRSGLDWILTERALEPTVGPVALEADTTIRGLLYPLDLPVVAAPGAPSLLQQPTPDPAAVALLQHSSGTTGLQKAVTLSHHTVLEHVREYGRVLGMGPSDRILSWLPLYHDMGLIAALHLPLALGIPVVQLDPFEWVSMPEIFLRAASDEGATVAWLPNFAYNLMADRVHQDDLDGVRLGSLRLLVNCSEPVRAESHDRFLARFQPLGLRVSVLGASYAMAETTFAATQTRPGAPARVFSAERGALAGGRVVLAGDPAVARRCVSSGHPIPGCTVQVTDEDQSPLPEGRVGELWIRSAYLFDGYRNNEEETQRAMSGGWYRSGDLGFVQEGEVFVVGRKKDLIIVAGKNLYPEDIEDAVGSVEGVLPGRVVAWGAFDDATGTEQVCVVAESEATEGADLKRLKTRIQVAGSAMDVTIARVHLVPPRWLIKSSSGKPSRKTNAERIERGEVTPREESR from the coding sequence ATGACGACGGGGAACGCTTCATGCCTCTGGGATCAGTGGCTCCAGTGGGCTGACCTGCGGGGGGACCGAGAGGCGGTGGTCCACTGGTCGGCCGACGCGGCCCCGGTCCGGTGGACCTGGCAAGCCCTCGTTCGTGAGGCCGAGGCACTGGCGCAGGTGCTCTCTGGAGCCGGCGTGGCGCGCGGGGACGTCTGCGCGCTCATCGTGCGGCACCACCCCCGCTTCCACGCGCTCTACATGGCGGTCTCGGCCCTGGGCGCCGTGCCCGCCGTGCTGGCCTACCCGAACGCGCGGCTCCACCCCGAGAAGTTCCTCCACGGCCTCCGGGGTATGGCCAGACGCTCCGGGCTGGATTGGATCCTGACCGAGCGGGCGCTCGAGCCCACGGTCGGACCTGTCGCACTGGAGGCCGACACGACCATCCGGGGGTTGCTCTATCCACTCGATCTGCCTGTGGTAGCCGCTCCGGGCGCGCCGAGCCTTCTGCAGCAGCCAACGCCGGATCCTGCCGCGGTCGCCCTGCTCCAGCACTCCTCCGGTACCACCGGGCTCCAGAAGGCCGTCACCCTCTCACACCATACCGTCCTGGAGCACGTCCGCGAGTACGGCCGCGTCCTCGGCATGGGCCCGTCGGACCGCATCCTCAGCTGGCTGCCGCTCTACCACGACATGGGTCTGATCGCGGCCCTCCACCTGCCGCTGGCCCTGGGGATCCCGGTTGTGCAGCTGGACCCGTTCGAGTGGGTCTCGATGCCCGAGATCTTCCTTCGGGCGGCCTCGGACGAGGGCGCCACGGTCGCCTGGCTCCCCAACTTCGCTTACAACCTGATGGCCGACCGGGTCCACCAGGACGACCTGGACGGCGTCAGGCTCGGTTCGCTCCGCCTGCTCGTCAATTGCAGCGAGCCGGTGCGGGCGGAGAGCCATGACCGCTTCCTGGCGCGTTTCCAGCCGCTCGGCCTGCGGGTGTCGGTCCTGGGCGCCTCGTATGCCATGGCCGAGACCACCTTCGCTGCGACGCAGACCAGGCCAGGCGCGCCGGCGCGGGTCTTCTCCGCCGAACGTGGCGCCCTGGCCGGAGGGCGCGTCGTGCTGGCGGGCGACCCTGCGGTCGCGAGGCGGTGCGTCTCCTCGGGCCACCCCATCCCAGGGTGCACCGTGCAGGTCACCGACGAAGACCAGTCGCCGCTCCCAGAGGGCAGGGTCGGAGAACTCTGGATCAGGTCTGCTTACCTCTTCGACGGCTACCGCAACAACGAGGAGGAGACGCAGCGGGCCATGAGCGGCGGCTGGTACCGCAGCGGTGACCTCGGGTTCGTGCAGGAAGGCGAGGTCTTCGTGGTGGGGCGGAAGAAGGACCTCATCATCGTGGCGGGAAAGAACCTCTACCCGGAGGACATCGAGGATGCCGTTGGGTCCGTCGAGGGTGTCCTTCCCGGCCGGGTGGTTGCCTGGGGAGCCTTCGACGATGCCACCGGGACCGAGCAGGTCTGCGTGGTGGCCGAGTCGGAGGCCACGGAGGGAGCCGACCTGAAGCGGCTCAAGACCAGGATCCAGGTGGCCGGTAGTGCCATGGACGTCACCATCGCCCGGGTCCACCTCGTGCCCCCGCGCTGGCTCATCAAGAGCTCCTCTGGCAAGCCAAGTCGCAAGACCAACGCGGAGCGCATCGAGCGAGGCGAAGTGACGCCGCGAGAGGAGTCCAGGTGA